The nucleotide window TAAAGTGAATGCcccaattaaaacacaattggaCACCTATccaggagacatagaaacatagacaataggtgcaggagtagaggccattcggcccttcgagcctgcaccattcaacatgatcatggctgatcatccaactcagtatcctgtacctgcctactctccataccccctgatccctttagccacaagggcaacatctcactccctcttaaaatggatcaaaactgcatacaatactccaggtgtggtctcaccatggcccagtacaactgcagaaggacctctttgctcctatattcgattcttcttgttataaaggccaacaagccattggctttcttcactgcctgcaatggCGGAcatggggactctgtccttgttacgagtagggggatggggagtaagagcagaactgtgggatatagaggagaccatgataagagtgctggagaaactcagcaggtcaggcaccatgtctggaggaaaaggatgggtgatattttgggtaagaacccttttattccatcccaaaatctcttgtttctccagagatgctgcctgatccactgagttactccagcaatgtgtctatctttggtataaaccagcatctacaggtctttgtttctacatttacatcagccagattcaattgtgataaggttagggcatcatcactttggtaaacatagaaaataggtgcaggaggccattcagcccttcgagccagcaccaccattcattgcgatcatggctgatcatccccaatcaataacccgtgcctgcctccccccccccccccccatatcccttgattccactagcccctagagctctatctaactctctcttaaatccatccagtgatttggcctccactgccctctgtggcagggaatcccacaaataagattccaaagttacatccttttattctgactctgtgccctctggtgcgagactctcccactagtggaaacatccttttagtttggagatacagcacagaaacaacacaattccagttgcaactgaaaaaaatcatcattaaaaaccctggacacttccaatgacaacaattgaaagtaaaagtcagcagaattaatcaaagaagcaaacataattcagtagaaagcgatagtgttctcaccgacctcatgccctggagatatagagccatatcagacacaaggggagactccctgtctctacccaggaccactgctcccatccacagcccaggaccactgctcccatccatccacagcccaggaccactgctcccatccacagcccaggaccactgctcccatccatccacagtccaggaccacagctcccatccacagcccaggcccactgctcccatccatccacagcccaggcccactgctcccatccatccacagcccaggcccactgctcccatccatccacagcccagggccactgctcccatccatccacaacccaggaccactgctcccatccacagcccaggaccacagctcccatccatccacagcccagggacACTGCTCCCATCAAcaacccaggaccactgctcctatccatccacagcccaggaccactgctcccatccatccacagcccaggaccagtgctcccatccacagcccaggaccacttctttcatccatccacagcccagggccACTGCTcctatccatccacagcccaggaccactgctcccatccatccacagcccagggtcactgctcccatccacagcccaggaccactgttcccatccatccacagcccaggaccactgctcccatccatccactgcCCAgggccactgctcccatccacagcccaggaccactgctcccatccacagcccaggaccactgctcccatttatagcccaggaccactgctcccatccacagcccaggaccactgctcccatccacagcccaggaccactgctcccatccacagcccaggaccactgctcccatccatccacagcccaggaccactgctcccatccatccactgcCCAgggccactgctcccatccacagcccaggaccactgctcccatccatccacagcccaggaccacagctcccacccatccacagcccagaatcactgctcccatccacagcccaggaccactgctcccatccacagcccaggaccactgctcccatccacagcccaggaccactgctcccatccacagcccaggaccactgctcccatccacagcccaggaccactgctcccatccccagcccataacccgtgacacctgcactaatcaacaatctatctatctctgccttaaatatatccactgacatctgtgccttcctccctcgcaacatggacccgttacaattcgcataccgtccgaacagatccacggacgatgcagtCTCCCTGGTTTTGCAcatcgctctctctcatcttgacagccagaaggggggctacatgaggatgctgttcatagacttcagttcagccttcaacatgatagtcccaaccagactggccgagaagctactggaattggggctcaacacctccctgtgtgcctgggtcctggactttctcaccggcaggccccaggtagtcaagatgggagggattacatcgaagtccctcacccagagcacaggatccccccagggttgcgtcctcagccccctattgttctgtgtggctaggttcagctccaactcgataatcaagtttgctgatgacactgtggtggtgggcctgatctcagacaacgatgagaaggcctaccgggaggacgtggctgatctggcactctggtgtcaggacaacagcctcctcttgaacatcaaaaaaactaaggagctgatcgtggactttaggagggcacatcatctgaggacgtactcaccattgaagataaatggggatactgtggatagggtgagctgttttaaatacctggaggtccacatctctgaggatctgacatggacatcacatgctaccgcactcgtgagtaaggcaaggcaccgcctttaccacctcaggcaattgaggaaattcagagtgtctctgaggatcctccagtgcttctactcagcggctgtggaaagcatcttgtccggaaatattacaatctggtttgggaattgccttgcccaggacaagaaggctctgcagagagtagtgcgttcagccgaacgaactatgggaacttcactcgcccacctgcaggaactatacatcaggaggtgcaactccagagccaataagatcatgggagaccccttccacccctgcaacagactgttccagctgctacggtcaggcaaacgcctccgttgccatgcggtgagaacggagaggttgagaaggagtttcttccctgaggccattaggactgtaaacgcctatctcaccagggactaactttactgaaccacactactgctttttttaaattgctgtttttttccctttttccttccgcctacaatatttaatatgtaaaagtatATGTGATtcagttccattctgtttgtagtttgtttgttttttttttttttgtttttttttgcgagcattgccacttttcatttcactgcacatctcgtatgtgtatgtgacgaataaacttgacttgacactcagcgcacacataaggtctctctccggtgtataTCCGCTGGTGGTCCCGCAGGCCCCGTGCTCTCTAGTCACAgttggagcagctgctcgccggcgtgggtccgctggtgctgccgcaacccccgcgagctgtcaaactccttaccgcagtacgggcagttgtAGGGCTGGCCATTGGTGTGCACGCACTGGTGAGACAGAGTGTGGGAGGCCATGGTACAGCGCTCTTCACGCACCAGGTTCAGGATGGGACGGTCGCCGcgtgaacccgctggtgggacagcagattggaggagcgggtgaagcccttgccgcactgggcgcaggtgtaggggcgctcgctggtgtgagtccgctggtgcaccagcaggtagtcggcgcgggtgaagcccttgccgcactgggcgcaggtgtaggggcgctcgtcgGTATGTgtacgctggtgcaccagcagggtgctggaatgggtgtagcccttgccgcactgggcgcaggtgaaggggcggtcgccggtgtgggtgcgctggtgggacagcaggctgtcggagcgggtgaagcccttgccgcactgggcgcaggtgtaggggcgctcgctggtgtgagtccgctggtgcaccagcaggttgtcggcgcgggtgaagcccttgccgcactgggcgcaggtgtaggggcgctcgccggtatgtgtacgctggtgcaccagcagggtgctggaatgggtgtagcccttgccgcactgggcgcaggtgaagggtcggtcgccggtgtgggtgcgctggtgggacagcaggctgtcggagcaggtgaagcccttgccgcactgggcgcaggtgaaggggcgctcgccggtgtgggtgcgctggtgcaccagcaggttggaggagcggatgaagcccttgccgcactgggcgcaggtgaaggggcgctcgccggtgtgggtgcgctggtgcgccAGCAGGATGGAggagcggatgaagcccttgccgcactcggcgcaggtgaaggggcgctcgccggtgtgggtgcgctggtgcaccagcagggcgCTGGAATGGgtgtagcccttgccgcactgggcgcaggtgaagggacggtcgccggtgtgtgtgcgctggtgctccagcagcttggaggtgcggatgaagcccttgccgcactgcgcgcaggtgtaggggcgctcgctggtgtgggtccgctggtgcaccagcaggttgttggcgcgggtgaagcccttgccgcattgggcgcaggtgaagaggcgctcgccggtgtgggtgcgctggtgcagcagcagggtgctggaatgggtgaagcccttgccgcactgggcgcaggtgaaggggcggtcgccggtgtgggtgcgctggtgggacagcaggctgtcggagcgggtgaagcccttgccgcactgggcgcaggtgaaggggcgctcgccggtgtgggtgcgctggtgcaccagcaggttggaggagcggatgaagctcttgccgcagtagctgcaggtgtaggggcgctcgccggtgtgggtgcgctggtgggacagcaggttgtgggactgggtgaagcccttgccgcactgggcgcaggtgaaggggcgctcgccggtgtgcgtTCGCTGATGGGACACCAGGTAGTGggacttggtgaagcccttgccactctgggtgcaggtgaaggggcgctcgctggtgtgggtgcgctgatgGGACAGCAGGTTGTGGGACTGggggaagcccttgccgcactgggcgcaggtgaaggggcgctcgccggtgtgcacgAGCCTGTGCCTCTTTAGGTCCTGCGACGACTTGTAGCttttgccacagtcggagcaggtgaaaggGCTTTCTCCCTTGTGCACACAGTTGTGCTGCTGTTGACTGGCGTAGCTggcgaagctcttgccgcaggtggagcaggtgaagggcctctcaccagagtgcacgcggttgtgctgTTGCAGATTGTCGTAGCTGGCGAAGCTCTTGCCgctggtggagcagccatagggcttctcgcccgtgtgcaaccgCCGGTGTCTCGTCAGGTTTAGCGCTGTCTTGAAGTTCTTgccgcagtcgaaggggcgttctcccgtgtgcacgcggttgtgctgctgcaggttggcgtagctggtgaagctcttgccgcagttggagcaggtgaaggggcgttctcccgtgtgcatccGCCGGTGGATCCCCAGCTCGCTCAGGCaccgccaggccttgccacacacgtcacactcataacgcttctcctggttttgccccgtcatgtggtcctccatcgaagctgagcccctcgaagctcagcccacacaccAAGCAGTTGGGGGGGGGTGCTCTCCGGCACCctcgccgccctcaatggccgctcatgtCCCTGGTctctgtccacagcaacggctaccaaaccctgcaggaggggaacacagagggtcaacaagctggcaaacaggacattactagcacatatcgggtgcgtttatggcggaggaaaccattATATAATCCTGTgcggcacagcggtacagttgctgcctcaccgccacagacccgggtatgatcatgactacgggtgctgtctgtgcggagtttgcacgttctccccttgacctgtgtgggttttcactccgggtgctccggtttcctccaacatttcaaagacgttcacggttgtagattaatcggcctccgcaaaattgttaaattgtccctaatgtggtaggatagtgctagtgtacagggtgatcgctggtcggcgaggacaccgcgggccgaaagacctgtttccgcgctgcatctctaaactaaactaaaccaaagaagggtctcaacccaaaatgtcacccattcaatctctccacagatgctgcctgacccgctgaattactccagcactttgcgtctatcttctccatagatgctgcctgaccagcactttgccatagattcatagagtgatatagctttggaaagaggcccttcggcccaactcgtactttcacgcctagatccctcggctccacacattgccccagcgccccgccattcacagtgaagatcctgccctggtttgacttcctaaactggaaCACCgtacccacccccaaacaatgagaCCTCCTCCATACCCCTGCCGCCGCCTGCTCCTTAACCCCCTTTGCTccgtcccccctcctccccacccccaaacaatgtgaacccaccttaccccacctggctccctacccccttcctggggtcacttgacccctctcccccctccccccagttccctgcccccccattcatccccatcggcaccaaacccactcccccttgaatcctccccctccctttgctccctgtttccccctgctactcacttcacccccaTTCCACCTCCAGCCTCTTACCCCTctcctccatataaccatataacaattacagcacggaaacagaccatctcgacccttctagtctgtgccgaacacgtattctcccctagtcccatatacctgcgctcagaccataaccctccattcctttcccgtccatataactatccaattgatttttaaatgataaaaacgaacctgcctccaccaccttcactggaagctcattccacacagccaccactatctgagtaaagaagttccccctcatgttacccctaaacttctgtcccttaattctcaagtcatgtccccttgtttgaatcttccctactctcagtgggaaaagcttatccacgtcaactctgtctatccctctcatcattttaaagacctctatcaagtccccccttaaccttctgagctccaaagaataaagccctaacttgttcaacctttctctgtaacttagttgctgaaacccaggcaacattctagtaaatctcatctattttgttgacattcttcctataattgagcgaccaaaattgtacaccatactccataattggcctcaccaatgccttgtacaattttaacattacatcccaacttctatactcaatgctctgatttatataggccagcacaccaacagctttctttaccaccctatctacatgagattccactttcagggaactgtgcacagttattcccagattcctctgttcacctgcattcttcaattccctaccatttaccatgtacatcctattttgacttgtcctgccaagatgtagcacctcacacttatcagcattaaaaactccatctgccatctttcagcccactcttccaactggcataaatctctctgtagactttgaaaatctacttcattatccacaaccccacctatcttagtatcatctgcatacttactaacccaatttaccacaccatcatccagataattgatgtacatgacaaacaacagtggacccaacacagatccctgtggcactccact belongs to Amblyraja radiata isolate CabotCenter1 chromosome 40, sAmbRad1.1.pri, whole genome shotgun sequence and includes:
- the LOC116967596 gene encoding gastrula zinc finger protein XlCGF57.1-like, whose protein sequence is MRQHNRVHTGERPFDCGKNFKTALNLTRHRRLHTGEKPYGCSTSGKSFASYDNLQQHNRVHSGERPFTCSTCGKSFASYASQQQHNCVHKGESPFTCSDCGKSYKSSQDLKRHRLVHTGERPFTCAQCGKGFPQSHNLLSHQRTHTSERPFTCTQSGKGFTKSHYLVSHQRTHTGERPFTCAQCGKGFTQSHNLLSHQRTHTGERPYTCSYCGKSFIRSSNLLVHQRTHTGERPFTCAQCGKGFTRSDSLLSHQRTHTGDRPFTCAQCGKGFTHSSTLLLHQRTHTGERLFTCAQCGKGFTRANNLLVHQRTHTSERPYTCAQCGKGFIRTSKLLEHQRTHTGDRPFTCAQCGKGYTHSSALLVHQRTHTGERPFTCAECGKGFIRSSILLAHQRTHTGERPFTCAQCGKGFIRSSNLLVHQRTHTGERPFTCAQCGKGFTCSDSLLSHQRTHTGDRPFTCAQCGKGYTHSSTLLVHQRTHTGERPYTCAQCGKGFTRADNLLVHQRTHTSERPYTCAQCGKGFTRSDSLLSHQRTHTGDRPFTCAQCGKGYTHSSTLLVHQRTHTDERPYTCAQCGKGFTRADYLLVHQRTHTSERPYTCAQCGKGFTRSSNLLSHQRVHAATVPS